A DNA window from Chelativorans sp. AA-79 contains the following coding sequences:
- the mnmA gene encoding tRNA 2-thiouridine(34) synthase MnmA, which translates to MNSLDLPGRPEATRVVVAMSGGVDSSVVAGLLAKEGYEVVGVTLQLYDYGTATHRPGSCCAGQDIDDARRVAETLGIAHYVLDYEERFRKAVIDPFAQSYATGETPIPCVSCNQTVKFSDLLETARELGADALATGHYIRSRANGLHRALYRPVDADRDQSYFLFATTQEQIDYLRFPLGGMSKPEVRTVAEEMGLSVAAKQDSQDICFVPQGKYSDVIAKLKPGAANPGEIVHIDGRVLGRHEGILRYTIGQRRGIGIAAGEPLYVVHLDAERARVVVGPREALETRRLFLRQVNWLGDAPLGALPEDGVEVFAKVRSTRPPAPATLHHRDDATWVELHEGEAGVAPGQACVLYSDEANDARVLGGGFIERSERRAEAEALLSRLETLSA; encoded by the coding sequence ATGAACAGCCTCGACCTTCCGGGACGACCCGAAGCGACGCGCGTCGTCGTCGCCATGTCCGGGGGCGTCGATTCCTCCGTGGTGGCCGGCCTTCTGGCAAAGGAAGGCTATGAGGTGGTGGGCGTCACGCTGCAGCTCTACGATTATGGCACGGCCACGCACCGGCCGGGCTCGTGCTGCGCCGGTCAGGACATCGACGATGCCCGCCGCGTGGCCGAGACCCTGGGCATCGCCCATTACGTGCTCGATTACGAGGAGCGTTTCCGCAAGGCCGTCATCGATCCCTTCGCGCAAAGCTATGCGACGGGCGAAACGCCCATCCCGTGCGTCTCCTGCAATCAGACGGTGAAGTTTTCCGACCTTCTGGAAACTGCGCGGGAGCTCGGCGCGGACGCGCTGGCCACCGGCCATTACATCCGCTCGCGTGCCAACGGATTGCACCGTGCGCTTTACCGGCCTGTCGATGCGGACCGCGACCAGAGTTATTTCCTCTTCGCGACGACGCAGGAGCAGATCGACTATCTGCGCTTTCCGCTCGGCGGCATGTCGAAGCCCGAGGTGCGCACCGTCGCCGAGGAGATGGGCCTTTCCGTCGCCGCCAAGCAGGACAGCCAGGACATCTGCTTCGTGCCGCAGGGCAAGTATTCCGACGTGATCGCGAAGCTGAAGCCGGGTGCAGCCAATCCGGGCGAGATCGTCCATATCGACGGCCGTGTGCTCGGCCGCCACGAGGGCATCTTGCGCTACACGATCGGCCAGCGCCGCGGCATCGGCATCGCCGCTGGCGAGCCGCTCTATGTCGTGCATCTCGACGCCGAGCGCGCGCGCGTGGTCGTGGGCCCGCGCGAGGCGCTGGAGACGCGACGGCTCTTCCTGCGCCAGGTGAACTGGCTGGGCGACGCGCCGCTCGGCGCGCTCCCTGAGGACGGCGTGGAGGTTTTCGCCAAGGTGCGCTCCACGCGCCCGCCCGCGCCCGCCACCCTCCACCACCGTGACGATGCCACCTGGGTGGAACTGCACGAGGGCGAGGCAGGCGTGGCGCCTGGCCAGGCCTGCGTGCTCTATTCGGACGAGGCCAACGACGCCCGCGTCCTGGGCGGCGGCTTCATTGAGCGTTCCGAGCGCCGCGCGGAAGCCGAAGCCCTGCTCTCCCGCCTGGAGACGCTTTCGGCGTAA
- a CDS encoding Gfo/Idh/MocA family oxidoreductase, protein MKPRIAVLGCGYWGSNHIRTLKSLGALHAVSDANRARAEGFASEQDCRAIDPDDLFQDEEVDAVVMALPPQFHAENAIKAVRAGKHVLVEKPIALTVADAKRAVKAAHEARRVYMVGHVLRFHPAFEKLKALIDAGELGDVRYIHSHRLGLGKFHTENDALWDLAPHDLSMILAITGAPPVEVRGEGAALLDHLSDFAHLHMRFASGLRSHLFASRLNPYRERRLTVVGNKAMAVFDDVEPWDRKLAIYRHAVWQDSGQWAFTTNEPTYVPVEEGMPLTRELEHFIDCVEHDRVPRTTGEEAVEVLRILTAGTIIHSRDQGEFLAQQAGQ, encoded by the coding sequence ATGAAGCCGCGTATCGCCGTCCTGGGGTGTGGGTATTGGGGATCGAACCACATCCGCACACTGAAGTCGCTGGGCGCCCTCCACGCCGTCTCCGATGCCAACCGCGCGAGAGCGGAAGGTTTCGCCAGCGAGCAGGACTGCCGTGCCATCGATCCCGACGACCTGTTCCAGGATGAGGAGGTCGATGCGGTGGTGATGGCGCTGCCGCCGCAGTTCCACGCCGAAAACGCCATCAAGGCCGTACGGGCGGGGAAACACGTGTTGGTCGAGAAACCCATCGCGCTCACCGTGGCCGACGCGAAGCGGGCGGTGAAGGCCGCGCATGAGGCCCGTCGCGTCTATATGGTCGGCCATGTCCTGCGCTTCCATCCGGCCTTCGAGAAGCTGAAGGCGCTGATCGATGCCGGAGAACTGGGCGATGTGCGCTACATCCATTCGCATCGGCTCGGCCTCGGCAAGTTCCACACGGAGAATGACGCGCTGTGGGACCTCGCCCCGCACGACCTCTCCATGATCCTGGCCATCACAGGGGCACCGCCGGTCGAGGTGCGCGGGGAGGGGGCCGCACTCCTCGACCATCTCAGCGATTTCGCCCACCTCCATATGCGCTTCGCAAGCGGGCTCAGGAGCCATCTCTTCGCCTCCCGCCTCAACCCCTATCGCGAGCGGCGCCTCACGGTGGTGGGAAACAAGGCGATGGCCGTGTTCGACGATGTGGAGCCCTGGGACCGCAAGCTTGCCATCTATCGTCATGCCGTGTGGCAGGACAGTGGCCAATGGGCCTTCACCACCAACGAGCCCACCTATGTGCCCGTCGAGGAGGGCATGCCGCTCACGCGTGAGCTGGAACATTTCATCGATTGCGTCGAGCACGACAGGGTGCCGCGCACCACCGGTGAGGAGGCGGTCGAGGTCCTTCGCATCCTCACCGCCGGCACCATCATCCACAGCCGGGACCAGGGTGAGTTCCTCGCCCAGCAGGCGGGGCAGTAA
- a CDS encoding Rid family hydrolase, with protein MENERRYHFSKSLFQSSAPFSHIVIAGGLGQVSGIIGQRRDDGALVAPDIGPQVQMMFENLDLVLKEAGDLLP; from the coding sequence ATGGAAAACGAGCGGCGCTACCACTTCAGCAAATCGCTCTTTCAGTCCTCTGCGCCATTCTCTCATATTGTAATTGCCGGCGGCCTCGGACAGGTATCCGGCATCATTGGCCAGCGCCGTGATGACGGTGCTCTCGTCGCGCCTGATATCGGTCCGCAGGTCCAGATGATGTTTGAAAATCTCGATCTAGTTCTGAAGGAGGCCGGTGACCTGCTCCCCTGA
- a CDS encoding GFA family protein, with protein MSTLFKGGCACGALRYELAGEPVFQNHCQCLDCQKLSGTGHGSYLSFVGRSEAKITGNASVWRVTADSGSKKSYAFCPTCGSPVYITFSAMPDLIAIAATSLDDPSQFRPGALTYSVRGHRVGPNRPRASALRAHAELSCTSQRDAPIPARPATERTSDMNSDRNYETRFTVNKDPLTVFNSIIDTRKWWSGDIEGGTKQLGDVFTYRYKNLHYSRQEIAELVPGRSVKWNVLEVSLNFVEDKTEWAGTMIIFDIIEHGGTTELVFTHIGLKPTAECYDMCSDAWSALIQGSLKELIETGSTNLLELDAAS; from the coding sequence TTGAGCACATTGTTCAAGGGCGGCTGCGCTTGCGGCGCCCTGCGCTATGAACTTGCCGGCGAGCCGGTGTTCCAGAACCATTGCCAATGCCTCGACTGCCAGAAGCTAAGCGGCACGGGGCATGGGTCCTATCTCAGCTTTGTCGGACGATCCGAGGCAAAGATCACCGGCAACGCTTCCGTATGGCGCGTGACCGCTGACAGCGGCAGTAAGAAATCTTACGCGTTTTGTCCGACCTGCGGTTCGCCCGTCTACATCACCTTCTCGGCCATGCCCGACCTGATCGCGATCGCGGCGACGAGCCTTGATGATCCCAGCCAGTTCCGTCCCGGAGCGCTGACCTACAGCGTACGGGGTCACCGCGTGGGACCCAATCGACCCCGAGCTTCAGCACTTCGAGCGCATGCCGAGCTGAGTTGTACTTCTCAGAGGGACGCCCCGATTCCGGCGCGTCCCGCAACAGAAAGGACCAGCGATATGAATTCGGACAGAAACTACGAGACCAGATTTACAGTCAACAAGGACCCGCTGACGGTATTCAACTCCATCATCGATACACGCAAATGGTGGAGCGGTGACATTGAAGGAGGCACAAAACAGCTCGGCGACGTCTTTACCTATCGCTACAAGAATCTCCACTACTCGAGGCAGGAAATAGCGGAGCTTGTTCCGGGAAGAAGCGTCAAGTGGAATGTCCTCGAAGTCTCACTCAATTTCGTCGAGGACAAGACGGAATGGGCAGGGACAATGATCATTTTCGACATCATCGAGCATGGCGGCACGACCGAATTGGTGTTCACCCATATCGGGCTCAAGCCCACTGCCGAGTGCTACGACATGTGCTCCGATGCCTGGAGTGCGCTCATTCAAGGGAGCCTCAAGGAACTGATCGAGACCGGATCGACGAACCTGCTTGAACTCGACGCCGCAAGCTGA
- a CDS encoding SRPBCC domain-containing protein, which yields MSDWQVGSEWQHVRDNDERTVELVGEVVEIAPPSRLVITWANASQANNPDAYSRVTFDVEDYNDMVKLTVSHDELEAGSGMAQGVSKGWPAVLSSLKSFLETGSGLDIVNKS from the coding sequence GTGTCCGACTGGCAAGTCGGTTCCGAGTGGCAACATGTCCGGGACAATGACGAGCGCACAGTGGAACTCGTCGGCGAGGTCGTCGAGATCGCCCCGCCTTCCCGCCTTGTCATCACCTGGGCCAATGCCTCGCAAGCCAATAATCCTGACGCCTACAGCCGGGTCACATTTGACGTCGAGGATTACAACGACATGGTCAAGCTGACCGTTTCGCATGACGAGCTCGAAGCCGGGAGCGGAATGGCGCAAGGCGTGAGCAAGGGATGGCCGGCGGTTCTCTCCAGCCTCAAATCCTTCCTCGAGACAGGCAGCGGGCTGGACATCGTCAACAAGTCCTAG
- a CDS encoding helix-turn-helix domain-containing protein, with amino-acid sequence MTNTTEPTDTDRVFKALGDPTRRKLLDLLVERNGQTLGQLCQNLDMARQSTTQHLGILEDANLISTAKRGREKLHFINPVPLHEVYVRWVHKFEQQRLALLHDLKHELEGDGK; translated from the coding sequence ATGACCAACACGACTGAACCAACGGACACAGACAGGGTCTTCAAGGCGCTCGGCGACCCGACCCGACGAAAGCTGCTTGATCTGCTCGTGGAGCGGAACGGGCAGACGCTTGGCCAACTCTGCCAAAACCTCGACATGGCGCGGCAGTCCACCACACAGCATCTCGGAATTCTGGAAGACGCCAATCTGATCAGTACGGCAAAGCGCGGACGCGAAAAGCTTCACTTCATCAATCCGGTGCCGCTGCACGAGGTCTACGTTCGCTGGGTCCACAAATTCGAACAGCAGCGGCTCGCCCTGCTGCACGATCTCAAACACGAACTTGAAGGAGACGGGAAATGA
- a CDS encoding methyltransferase, producing the protein MALRAALELEIFTTIGDGVATARNLDGILAIDADRLSRLLYALASIGLLEVRDGLFRNGPEASAFLDASKPTFRGGDHELLRELWGADLLTAESLRENRPVALHDFSETDPEAAAAFSRNIAPEALTFGRNLAREMDLSAVGSVIDIGGGPGTVLVGIRERWPHITATLLELPAVAAAARTILSEYGVGDVSVEEGDIVAAPSSGRHDLAILKAVVQVLPPDQARQSILNAARCLTPGGEVVIAGWGVIDNDRLGPPDGVFSISPS; encoded by the coding sequence TTGGCGCTGCGTGCAGCTCTGGAGCTCGAGATCTTCACTACGATCGGTGATGGAGTTGCGACTGCGCGCAACCTCGATGGCATACTCGCGATAGATGCTGATCGCCTGTCGCGTTTGCTCTACGCGCTTGCCAGTATTGGTCTTCTCGAAGTCAGGGACGGTCTGTTCCGCAACGGGCCCGAAGCGTCCGCATTTCTAGATGCGTCCAAACCGACCTTTCGCGGTGGCGATCATGAACTGTTGCGCGAACTCTGGGGCGCGGACCTTCTTACGGCGGAGTCTTTGCGAGAGAACCGGCCGGTGGCCCTGCATGATTTTTCGGAGACCGATCCCGAGGCCGCCGCCGCTTTCAGCCGCAACATCGCGCCAGAAGCGCTGACATTCGGTCGAAATCTCGCGCGCGAGATGGATCTGTCTGCGGTTGGATCGGTGATCGACATCGGCGGAGGTCCAGGCACGGTGCTGGTAGGTATCCGCGAGCGGTGGCCGCATATCACCGCGACGCTGCTGGAGCTTCCGGCGGTCGCTGCCGCCGCGAGAACCATCCTGTCAGAGTATGGCGTCGGAGACGTGTCCGTGGAAGAAGGCGACATAGTTGCCGCACCCTCGTCCGGTCGGCACGATCTCGCGATCCTGAAGGCGGTCGTTCAGGTTTTGCCACCGGACCAGGCGCGGCAATCGATCCTGAATGCAGCACGTTGCCTCACACCGGGAGGCGAGGTTGTGATTGCCGGGTGGGGCGTGATCGATAACGACCGTCTGGGGCCACCAGACGGTGTTTTCTCAATCTCACCTTCCTGA
- a CDS encoding SDR family oxidoreductase yields the protein MNNVLPGWIDSFPETEERREGVPMKRYGTSAEIAATMAFLASDGAAYITGQNIRRRRWCNALNMIQGERFAAG from the coding sequence ATGAACAATGTGCTTCCGGGTTGGATCGATAGCTTTCCGGAAACCGAGGAACGGCGCGAGGGTGTCCCGATGAAGCGCTATGGCACAAGTGCCGAAATTGCGGCCACGATGGCTTTTCTGGCCTCGGACGGCGCTGCCTATATCACTGGCCAGAACATCCGCCGTCGACGGTGGTGTAACGCGCTCAATATGATCCAGGGTGAACGTTTCGCAGCGGGGTAA
- a CDS encoding ATP-binding protein yields MASVFNSLLFRIGAVFLLAMLTLQTAILAAVLWPDGRPAVFRLIDPIEVAEIADALETVDPAQQAQVLAAINNGATIVELLPGFPRNAGDAGGLRAAPRLEQQFAEFASELEGRELQVQIREGYFSRDADLLQGPIRLLVELRTGQVIAIERAPIVLQTIASRYLAVAGVIAATLAILLIILVWQVVRPVSRLAEATHAFRDDTRARDVPVSGAGELRELAGAFNDMKARISGLVGERTRVLAAIAHDLRTYITRLRLRVHSVADSEQRDKAVADLEEMSQLLDDVLMFARNDAADGEELPVIDAQAAANEYVEIRREAGDPVILEATEGPLYCRCAPLAFRRILSNLIDNAIRYGRRARLRVQLTEDVVLTVDDDGPGIPGDKIEAMTEPFERLEPSRGRRTGGAGLGLSIVKALVESHGGSLVLANRSDGGLRAQVHLVAVSNADD; encoded by the coding sequence ATGGCCAGCGTCTTCAACAGCCTGCTCTTTCGCATTGGCGCCGTGTTCCTCCTTGCCATGCTGACGCTGCAGACGGCGATCCTTGCAGCGGTCCTCTGGCCCGACGGCAGACCGGCCGTGTTCCGTCTCATCGACCCGATCGAGGTGGCGGAGATCGCAGATGCGCTGGAGACGGTCGATCCCGCCCAGCAGGCCCAGGTCCTGGCCGCCATCAACAATGGCGCGACTATCGTCGAGCTGCTGCCCGGCTTTCCCCGGAATGCAGGTGATGCCGGTGGGCTGCGCGCCGCGCCACGACTTGAGCAGCAGTTTGCCGAGTTTGCCTCGGAGCTGGAGGGACGGGAACTCCAGGTCCAGATCCGCGAGGGCTATTTCTCCCGCGACGCCGACCTCCTTCAGGGACCGATCCGGCTGCTGGTCGAACTGCGCACCGGCCAGGTGATTGCGATCGAGCGTGCCCCGATCGTCCTTCAAACCATCGCCTCCCGCTATCTCGCCGTGGCCGGCGTGATTGCGGCTACATTGGCGATCCTTCTCATCATTCTGGTCTGGCAGGTCGTGCGGCCCGTCTCGCGTTTGGCCGAGGCCACCCATGCCTTTCGTGACGATACCCGCGCGCGGGACGTTCCGGTTTCCGGGGCGGGCGAACTCCGGGAACTCGCAGGCGCCTTCAATGACATGAAGGCGCGGATCAGCGGTCTTGTCGGCGAGCGGACCCGGGTTCTCGCGGCTATCGCCCATGATCTCCGCACCTACATCACACGGCTTCGCCTGCGGGTGCATTCTGTTGCCGACAGCGAGCAGCGGGACAAAGCGGTCGCGGATCTCGAGGAAATGTCGCAACTCCTTGATGATGTCCTGATGTTTGCCCGCAACGACGCAGCAGATGGCGAAGAATTACCGGTGATCGACGCGCAAGCAGCCGCGAACGAATACGTGGAGATACGTCGAGAGGCAGGAGATCCGGTCATCCTGGAGGCCACTGAGGGGCCGCTATACTGCCGCTGCGCCCCGCTCGCCTTCCGACGCATTCTGAGCAACCTGATCGACAACGCGATCCGGTATGGGAGGCGGGCGCGATTGAGGGTGCAGTTGACAGAAGATGTGGTCCTGACTGTCGATGACGACGGCCCCGGCATCCCCGGCGACAAAATTGAGGCGATGACCGAGCCCTTCGAACGGCTCGAACCATCGCGCGGACGGCGAACGGGAGGGGCCGGACTCGGATTATCGATCGTCAAGGCGCTGGTCGAGAGCCACGGCGGTTCCCTTGTCCTCGCGAACAGGAGCGACGGCGGGCTACGGGCCCAGGTTCATCTCGTTGCAGTCTCGAATGCAGACGATTAG
- a CDS encoding response regulator, translated as MSESSLIAIVEDDPEIRTLVANLLYREGFEVSQCEGADELDRLLNRRRVDLVLLDLMLEGEDGLSICRRLQNAEIKIPVLMVTAKGDDVDRIIGLEFGADDYLPKPFNPRELIARVRAILRRTRDVHRPSAMARRVFAFAGWELDAGSRVLRDPRGNNVELTGGEFDLLLALASHPQRVLTRDQLLDWTRGRDANPYDRTIDVQLSRLRRKLGDDPKTPTMIRTIRGGGYLFAPPVEELRR; from the coding sequence ATGTCCGAAAGCAGCTTGATTGCCATCGTCGAGGATGATCCCGAGATCAGAACCCTGGTCGCAAACCTTCTTTATCGCGAAGGTTTCGAGGTCAGCCAATGCGAGGGTGCCGACGAACTCGACCGGCTGCTGAACCGCCGTCGTGTCGATCTGGTGCTGCTCGACTTGATGCTCGAGGGCGAAGACGGCCTGTCGATCTGTCGCCGGCTCCAGAACGCCGAGATCAAGATTCCCGTCCTGATGGTGACCGCAAAGGGTGACGACGTCGACCGGATCATCGGCCTGGAATTCGGGGCCGATGATTATCTGCCCAAGCCGTTCAATCCCCGAGAACTCATAGCGCGCGTCCGGGCGATCCTGCGACGGACTCGCGACGTGCATCGTCCATCGGCCATGGCCAGACGCGTCTTCGCTTTCGCCGGTTGGGAACTCGATGCAGGTTCACGCGTGCTCCGCGATCCGCGCGGAAATAACGTCGAGTTGACGGGTGGGGAATTCGACCTCCTTCTCGCCTTGGCAAGCCATCCGCAGCGCGTTCTGACGCGGGATCAACTTCTCGACTGGACACGTGGTCGGGACGCCAACCCCTACGACCGCACAATCGACGTGCAACTCAGCCGGCTCCGGCGCAAGCTCGGTGATGATCCGAAGACGCCAACAATGATCCGAACGATCAGAGGCGGCGGATACCTGTTCGCGCCCCCGGTCGAAGAACTGCGGCGATAA
- a CDS encoding serine hydrolase domain-containing protein has protein sequence MNRRALAAAVVTLLLTPAAASDVGDLPASRARLTAALQAIVEDDGAQGVAALVYRNGRLVHQEVAGEIDIDEPLPVASASKWVAAALVMTFVDKGRLSLDEPIGLRMATGAPEAGQITLRQMLSYTTGQGSIESFADLTQPPDISLADSAARILGRPLEDPPGTVFKYGSGAMQIAGALVEQITGQHWEEIFQERLAGPLGMTRSWWTHPLHPNIDPDAVTNPIIQAGLMTTAADYGRFLTMLANGGVFGGSRILSERAVEQMETLQTADVELTYCPPGCAGWSPYEGEPRPGISPSEPRGGGISAGGHLYAVDGYALGNWCERADHFGRCLLVSSPGALGTWPWIDRQNDIYGIFVMRHRFPRVRENLFAAREVILNDFRRILQVDQQ, from the coding sequence ATGAACAGGCGCGCGTTAGCGGCGGCGGTTGTCACGCTCCTACTTACGCCCGCAGCCGCATCGGACGTCGGTGATCTTCCGGCATCTCGGGCCCGCTTGACCGCAGCGCTTCAAGCAATCGTGGAGGATGACGGGGCGCAAGGCGTTGCCGCACTAGTCTATCGAAACGGGCGGCTGGTTCATCAGGAGGTGGCCGGCGAAATCGACATTGACGAGCCACTCCCGGTCGCTTCTGCGTCTAAATGGGTCGCTGCGGCACTCGTCATGACGTTCGTTGACAAAGGGCGGCTTTCCCTCGACGAACCCATCGGTTTGCGCATGGCGACTGGCGCGCCTGAGGCCGGCCAGATCACACTACGCCAGATGTTGTCTTACACCACGGGACAGGGAAGCATCGAGAGCTTCGCGGACCTGACTCAACCGCCGGACATTTCGCTGGCCGATTCGGCCGCGCGCATATTGGGCCGGCCGCTCGAGGATCCGCCGGGGACAGTGTTCAAGTACGGAAGCGGCGCCATGCAGATTGCGGGCGCCCTGGTTGAGCAGATTACCGGGCAGCATTGGGAGGAGATCTTTCAGGAGCGTCTTGCCGGTCCTCTCGGCATGACCCGGAGTTGGTGGACCCACCCGCTCCATCCCAATATTGATCCCGACGCCGTCACGAATCCCATCATTCAGGCCGGACTGATGACCACCGCGGCCGACTACGGGCGGTTTCTGACGATGCTCGCCAATGGCGGTGTCTTTGGCGGCTCGCGCATTCTGTCAGAACGCGCTGTTGAACAGATGGAAACGCTTCAGACCGCTGACGTCGAACTGACCTACTGCCCTCCAGGGTGTGCTGGATGGAGCCCCTATGAAGGCGAACCCCGACCGGGAATATCCCCTTCTGAGCCGCGAGGAGGTGGGATATCGGCCGGAGGGCATCTGTACGCCGTCGACGGCTATGCGTTGGGGAATTGGTGTGAGCGAGCGGATCATTTCGGGCGGTGTCTATTGGTGTCCAGTCCGGGCGCTTTGGGCACTTGGCCATGGATTGACCGGCAGAACGACATCTACGGCATTTTCGTCATGCGTCACCGATTTCCGCGCGTGAGGGAAAATCTGTTTGCCGCGCGCGAAGTAATCCTCAATGATTTCCGAAGGATTCTCCAAGTTGATCAGCAGTGA
- a CDS encoding SH3 domain-containing protein: MKLAKLFLPALAAFALSTGMVSANPGMTTASVNMRMGPGTQHPVIVAIPQSQPVTIVGCTSGAVWCDVVWASYRGWVSAGYIHYYTTPTTPVPVTTIYQRLPVVTPWADARRDARVQYRVERRWDRWLGNE; this comes from the coding sequence ATGAAGCTCGCCAAATTGTTCTTACCGGCCCTTGCGGCCTTCGCTCTCTCGACAGGCATGGTTTCGGCCAACCCGGGCATGACGACAGCATCCGTCAACATGCGCATGGGCCCCGGAACGCAGCATCCGGTGATCGTGGCGATTCCACAGAGCCAGCCTGTCACCATTGTCGGCTGCACTTCCGGAGCCGTGTGGTGTGATGTCGTCTGGGCAAGCTATAGGGGATGGGTATCGGCCGGATACATACACTACTATACGACCCCAACCACGCCGGTTCCGGTTACGACCATCTATCAGCGGCTCCCCGTGGTCACCCCCTGGGCCGACGCGCGACGCGACGCCCGTGTTCAGTATCGGGTGGAACGGCGTTGGGACCGTTGGCTGGGCAACGAATAG
- a CDS encoding flavin reductase family protein, which translates to MLIDLRNAALSDRGLMNAIVAPRPIAWIGSQDASGRGNLAPFSHFNVASSAPPVISVSMNTPDDRPRKDSLANILETEVFSVNLVSESLLHRMVATSTALPKGVDEAGECDVATEPCDFIAAPRVVESPATLECRLYRVIEIEPEREDDTKSSLVLGRVIGIALRDDCLDERSRFDPQRAALVARSAGIHYLTIRDTVQVSAPFKRAGS; encoded by the coding sequence ATGCTGATCGATCTGCGCAACGCCGCCCTGTCCGATCGCGGGCTGATGAACGCCATAGTCGCCCCGCGCCCCATCGCGTGGATCGGCAGCCAGGATGCATCAGGGCGGGGCAATCTCGCCCCGTTCTCGCATTTCAACGTCGCGTCCAGCGCCCCGCCGGTCATCTCAGTGTCGATGAATACGCCCGACGACCGACCGCGCAAGGACAGTCTCGCGAACATCCTGGAGACCGAGGTCTTCTCCGTCAACCTGGTCAGCGAATCCTTGCTGCATCGCATGGTAGCGACGTCGACGGCCCTGCCAAAGGGAGTGGACGAGGCGGGCGAATGTGATGTTGCCACCGAGCCTTGCGACTTCATCGCCGCTCCGCGCGTAGTAGAATCCCCGGCGACGCTCGAATGTCGCCTCTACCGCGTGATCGAGATCGAGCCGGAGCGCGAGGACGACACGAAGAGCAGCCTCGTCCTCGGCCGCGTTATAGGCATTGCCCTTCGCGATGACTGTCTCGACGAACGCTCCCGCTTCGACCCTCAAAGAGCTGCGCTTGTCGCGCGCTCCGCTGGTATCCATTATCTGACTATTCGCGACACGGTGCAGGTATCAGCGCCGTTCAAGCGGGCAGGGAGCTGA
- a CDS encoding fumarylacetoacetate hydrolase family protein encodes MKLGTILHNGRRELVAALAEDKVVLLRSLLDEAGLGQAGQSLNDFIEAGDAALAAARIILSRPDLPEGSVLSAADLDWLAPQPRPSKILGVAFNNMGIRKAAFRDPGVPNFFLKAPSSLTGHRKPIVIRKHYGETIPELELAGIMGRRLKDATVEEARAALFGFGIINDITSHGMKFQLDSISTSRASDLLRPFHLNWRRQHGEDDRDVHYVYHARSKATDTFGPMAPWITTADEVENPNNLAVTGWFNGEVFAEDTTSNYRFKVEEVVAEASRYFTLEPGDMFCFGTSARGNEKFPHGHRSVNLHELQGEVVVEIAGLGRLCNPVVLE; translated from the coding sequence ATGAAGCTGGGAACCATCCTTCATAACGGCCGCCGGGAGCTCGTCGCGGCGCTTGCCGAAGACAAGGTGGTGCTCTTGCGTTCTCTGCTCGACGAGGCGGGCTTGGGCCAGGCGGGGCAGTCGCTGAACGATTTCATCGAAGCAGGCGATGCTGCGCTCGCTGCCGCCCGTATCATTCTGTCGCGCCCCGACCTTCCTGAGGGCTCGGTGCTCTCCGCTGCGGATCTGGACTGGCTAGCGCCCCAGCCGCGCCCCAGCAAAATCCTTGGTGTCGCCTTCAACAACATGGGTATCCGCAAGGCTGCGTTCCGAGATCCGGGCGTGCCGAATTTCTTCCTCAAAGCTCCGTCCTCGCTGACGGGACACCGCAAGCCCATCGTCATCCGGAAGCACTACGGCGAAACGATCCCCGAGCTGGAACTTGCTGGCATTATGGGTAGGCGCCTCAAGGATGCCACCGTCGAGGAGGCCCGCGCCGCACTGTTCGGGTTCGGCATTATCAACGATATTACGTCGCACGGCATGAAGTTCCAGCTTGACTCAATTTCGACCTCCCGCGCCTCTGACCTGTTACGCCCCTTCCATCTCAATTGGCGGCGCCAGCATGGGGAGGATGACCGCGACGTCCACTACGTCTACCATGCTCGCTCCAAGGCGACAGATACGTTTGGCCCGATGGCGCCGTGGATCACAACGGCCGACGAGGTTGAAAATCCCAACAATCTTGCCGTTACCGGCTGGTTCAACGGTGAAGTATTTGCTGAGGACACGACCTCCAATTACCGCTTCAAGGTCGAGGAAGTGGTCGCCGAAGCATCACGCTATTTCACGTTGGAGCCCGGCGACATGTTCTGCTTCGGCACCTCGGCGCGTGGCAACGAGAAGTTTCCCCACGGGCATCGCAGCGTGAACCTCCATGAACTGCAGGGCGAAGTGGTCGTGGAGATCGCCGGCCTCGGCCGTCTTTGCAATCCGGTCGTTCTGGAATAG